The Corallococcus exiguus genome has a segment encoding these proteins:
- a CDS encoding MaoC family dehydratase, with the protein MSAPILDLHSLPAMPATLLRAANPFGKSRGSTTLPALTLRAHGCRASPVLLDRYRTACGFDADGFLPLTYPQVMATPLHLQLLSLPNFPYSAMGIVHVRNRIQQHRRLPDTAALTVACRFDGQREVPAGQEFDIETRVEAQESGELLWQAVSTMLRRHAERKDKDSARKAPPPEDTRFASSRPASWSIPADTGRRYARASGDFNPIHLTAVTAKPFGFSRAIAHGMWTLARCVAESGEAAHADSLQLDCDFKKPLFLPSRVTFQTARESAGVAFRVLSEEGKPHLVGRLG; encoded by the coding sequence ATGTCCGCTCCCATCCTCGACCTGCACTCGCTCCCGGCGATGCCCGCCACGCTCCTGCGCGCGGCCAATCCCTTCGGGAAGTCCCGGGGCAGCACCACGCTGCCAGCCCTGACGCTGCGGGCGCATGGCTGCCGCGCGTCGCCCGTGCTGCTGGATCGCTACCGGACCGCGTGTGGCTTCGACGCCGATGGCTTCCTGCCGCTCACGTATCCGCAGGTCATGGCCACGCCGCTGCACCTCCAACTGCTGAGCCTGCCCAACTTCCCGTACTCCGCGATGGGCATCGTGCACGTGCGCAACCGCATCCAGCAGCACCGCCGCCTGCCGGACACCGCCGCGCTCACCGTGGCCTGCCGCTTCGACGGTCAGCGCGAGGTGCCCGCGGGCCAGGAGTTCGACATCGAGACGCGCGTCGAAGCCCAGGAGAGCGGCGAGCTGCTCTGGCAGGCCGTCAGCACCATGCTGCGCCGCCACGCCGAGCGGAAGGACAAGGACAGCGCGCGCAAGGCCCCGCCGCCGGAAGACACGCGCTTCGCGTCCAGCCGCCCCGCGTCCTGGAGCATCCCCGCGGACACCGGACGCCGCTACGCGCGGGCCTCCGGCGACTTCAATCCCATCCACCTCACCGCCGTCACCGCGAAGCCCTTCGGCTTCTCTCGCGCCATCGCGCACGGCATGTGGACGCTCGCGCGCTGCGTGGCGGAGTCGGGCGAGGCGGCCCACGCGGACTCGCTCCAGTTGGATTGCGACTTCAAGAAGCCCCTCTTCCTTCCGTCCCGGGTGACGTTCCAGACGGCTCGCGAGTCCGCGGGCGTGGCGTTCCGGGTGCTGTCGGAGGAGGGGAAGCCGCACCTCGTGGGGCGGCTGGGCTGA
- a CDS encoding helix-turn-helix domain-containing protein translates to MTQSRRERAEALGAALKAARQQAGLSMEEVAEHLELGVEVLARVERGVMVPTIPTLSRLCALMKLDPDSLPDLPELSD, encoded by the coding sequence ATGACACAGAGTCGGAGAGAGCGGGCCGAAGCGCTTGGCGCCGCGCTGAAGGCAGCGCGGCAGCAGGCGGGGCTCTCCATGGAGGAAGTCGCGGAGCATCTGGAACTGGGCGTGGAAGTCCTGGCCCGCGTCGAGCGAGGGGTGATGGTCCCCACCATCCCCACGCTGAGCCGGCTGTGCGCCCTGATGAAGCTGGACCCGGACAGTCTGCCGGACCTCCCGGAGCTGAGTGATTGA
- a CDS encoding (deoxy)nucleoside triphosphate pyrophosphohydrolase, producing MTRRHVRVVGAMLQNEMGRYLITQRPPTASLPLLWEFPGGRVEEGEQDTVALARELLEEMGVQIQVLEQVMHTRHEYPTYDIDFRVFRCRLSYPDAEIHHLRVHDHRWVALEEMGQYRFPDADAKTLARLLDLDH from the coding sequence ATGACCCGTCGTCACGTGCGAGTCGTCGGCGCGATGCTCCAGAACGAGATGGGTCGCTACCTCATCACCCAGCGTCCTCCCACCGCGTCGCTGCCCCTCCTGTGGGAGTTCCCGGGCGGCCGGGTGGAGGAGGGGGAGCAGGACACAGTGGCGCTCGCCCGCGAGCTGCTCGAGGAGATGGGGGTCCAGATCCAGGTGCTCGAGCAGGTCATGCACACCCGCCACGAGTACCCGACCTACGACATCGACTTCCGCGTGTTCCGCTGCCGCCTGAGCTACCCGGACGCGGAGATCCACCACCTGCGCGTGCATGACCACCGCTGGGTGGCGCTGGAGGAGATGGGCCAGTACCGCTTCCCCGACGCGGACGCGAAGACCCTGGCCCGGCTGCTGGACCTGGACCACTGA
- a CDS encoding sigma-54 interaction domain-containing protein has translation MHLSSEESAVPRFHCEMKSELKGARARAQDERPGTYVDGVRWRQSRARVRSGSTGGHPAARHEAMDETVAPEPLNRDEAQRALRMQVALEPVAAQAPAPEQATFGELVATSAAARASFERMACAAACNATVLLEGETGTGKSRAALAIHRAGARANAPFLVVDCGALPANLLESELFGHEKGAFTGAIQRRVGAFEEADGGTIFLDEIGELPAELQPKLLRVLENREIRRLGSNTYQSVNVRVIAATHRDLRAEVQAGRFRADLFFRLAVVGIPLPSLRERTEDIPLIVERILAGLGATSEQLTQLTTPDFLTRLQRAAWPGNVRELRNHLERCLVFQSALSPSAPDAANPMAPAVPRAVDASVTYAESRRRALETFEHDYVEALLKLHGGKVSQAAAAADMDRVYLYRLLRRHGLKS, from the coding sequence ATGCACCTGTCGAGCGAGGAGTCCGCCGTGCCGCGTTTCCACTGCGAGATGAAGTCGGAGCTGAAGGGGGCACGCGCGCGGGCCCAGGATGAACGTCCAGGGACCTATGTTGACGGGGTCCGGTGGCGCCAGTCGCGAGCCCGGGTGCGGAGCGGATCCACGGGGGGCCATCCGGCCGCGCGACACGAAGCGATGGACGAGACGGTGGCGCCCGAGCCGTTGAACCGAGATGAGGCGCAGCGTGCGCTCCGGATGCAGGTGGCTCTGGAGCCCGTGGCGGCGCAGGCACCCGCTCCAGAACAGGCGACTTTCGGAGAGCTGGTCGCCACCTCCGCCGCGGCGAGGGCCAGCTTCGAGCGCATGGCGTGCGCGGCGGCGTGCAACGCCACGGTGCTGCTGGAAGGGGAGACGGGCACGGGCAAGAGCCGCGCGGCGCTCGCCATCCACCGCGCCGGGGCTCGAGCGAACGCGCCGTTCCTCGTCGTGGACTGCGGCGCGCTCCCGGCCAACCTCCTGGAGAGCGAGCTGTTCGGCCACGAGAAGGGGGCCTTCACCGGCGCCATCCAGCGCCGCGTGGGCGCCTTCGAGGAGGCCGACGGAGGCACCATCTTCCTGGACGAGATTGGCGAGCTGCCCGCCGAGCTCCAGCCCAAGCTGCTGCGCGTGCTGGAGAACCGGGAGATCCGCCGCCTGGGCTCCAACACGTACCAGTCGGTCAACGTGCGGGTCATCGCGGCCACGCACCGCGACCTGCGCGCGGAGGTCCAGGCGGGCCGCTTCCGCGCGGACCTGTTCTTCCGCCTCGCGGTGGTGGGCATCCCGCTCCCGTCGCTGCGCGAGCGCACGGAGGACATCCCGCTCATCGTCGAGCGCATCCTCGCGGGGCTGGGCGCCACGTCCGAGCAGCTCACGCAGCTCACCACTCCGGACTTCCTCACGCGGCTCCAGCGCGCCGCCTGGCCGGGCAACGTGCGCGAGCTGCGCAACCACCTGGAGCGCTGCCTCGTCTTCCAGAGCGCGCTGTCGCCCTCCGCGCCGGATGCCGCGAATCCCATGGCCCCCGCAGTGCCTCGCGCGGTGGATGCCTCGGTGACGTACGCGGAGTCCCGGCGCCGGGCGCTGGAGACCTTCGAGCACGACTACGTCGAAGCGCTCCTCAAGCTGCACGGAGGCAAGGTGTCCCAGGCCGCCGCCGCCGCGGACATGGACCGCGTCTACCTGTACCGGCTCCTGCGCCGGCACGGGCTCAAGAGCTGA